The following are from one region of the Quadrisphaera setariae genome:
- a CDS encoding antitoxin, whose product MVDFKGLADKAKDLAGKHPDQADQVVERGGDAVDARTGGKYADKVDVGQEKANAFLDGQGDARGGEPRQ is encoded by the coding sequence GTGGTGGACTTCAAGGGCCTCGCGGACAAGGCCAAGGACCTCGCCGGCAAGCACCCCGACCAGGCGGACCAGGTCGTCGAGAGGGGCGGAGACGCCGTCGACGCCCGCACCGGCGGCAAGTACGCCGACAAGGTCGACGTCGGCCAGGAGAAGGCGAACGCCTTCCTCGACGGCCAGGGCGACGCGCGCGGTGGCGAACCCCGCC